In Amaranthus tricolor cultivar Red isolate AtriRed21 chromosome 5, ASM2621246v1, whole genome shotgun sequence, a genomic segment contains:
- the LOC130814342 gene encoding pentatricopeptide repeat-containing protein At5g66520-like: MIPISLSSPAVTTSLSLSHHLNPVQGLDKCSSMAELKQFHSQIIRLGLSSDNNIMGRGIKFCALSDHGDLSYAHKLFDKISHPDTFIYNTLIRGYLQCYLARECLILYLRMLHHSVLPNSFTFPSLVRACCIDNWVEQGLQIHAYAIKFGFLDDGICQNNLVYMYVSFGCMEEARRVFDKMPQRDAVSWTTLISGYSRLGLVKDASEVFRTMPNRNSAAWSSMIATYVQHNLFNEAFALFNEMRTKNIELDTYVIASMLSACSKLGALEQGEWIHGYIKRNEIEMDTKLATTVIDWYCKCGCLEKAFEVFDGLQSKGISTWNCMIGGFAMHGRGEAAIELFKAMERGGVASDSITFLNVLNACAHSGLVETGRYYFKHMSRVHGLKPRVEHFGCLVDLLGRVGLLDEATKVVEEEMPMEADARVLGALVGACKIHGNIELGVKFGKRLIELDPYNSGRYVLLANLYASAGKWEEVANIRKLMNDRGVKKTPGISVIEMEGIVSEFVAGGRAHPESNEIYCKLDEMLDRIRCLGYVPDTDEVLQDIVEEEKENPLNYHSEKLAIAYGLLKAKPGQTIRISKNLRVCRDCHQASKLISKAFNRKIIVRDRNRFHHFRDGECSCNDFW, translated from the coding sequence ATGATTCCTATTTCCCTTTCTTCTCCAGCTGTAACTACGTCATTGtctttgtcccaccatttaaacCCAGTTCAAGGTCTAGATAAATGCTCTTCCATGGCGGAACTCAAGCAGTTTCATTCCCAAATCATCCGCCTTGGCCTTTCATCCGACAACAATATCATGGGAAGAGGTATTAAGTTTTGTGCATTATCAGATCATGGTGATTTGAGCTATGCCCACAAACTGTTCGATAAAATTTCTCACCCAGATACTTTCATTTACAACACTCTAATTAGGGGATACTTACAGTGTTATTTGGCGAGAGAATGCTTGATTTTATATCTGAGAATGTTGCATCATTCTGTTTTGCCCAACAGCTTTACATTCCCTTCTCTTGTTAGAGCTTGTTGCATTGATAATTGGGTTGAGCAAGGCTTGCAAATTCATGCTTATGCTATAAAATTTGGCTTTTTAGATGATGGGATTTGCCAGAATAATTTGGTTTATATGTATGTGAGTTTTGGCTGCATGGAGGAAGCTCGTCGAGTTTTTGATAAGATGCCACAAAGAGATGCTGTTTCTTGGACTACCTTGATTAGTGGGTATTCTCGATTGGGTCTTGTAAAGGATGCTAGTGAGGTTTTTAGGACAATGCCTAACAGAAACTCTGCTGCTTGGAGCTCAATGATTGCAACATATGTGCAGCACAACCTTTTCAATGAAGCGTTTGCTTTGTTCAATGAGATGCGGACCAAAAACATAGAATTGGATACTTATGTCATAGCTAGTATGTTATCTGCTTGTTCAAAGTTAGGAGCTTTGGAGCAAGGAGAGTGGATACATGGATACATCAAGAGGAATGAAATAGAGATGGACACAAAACTTGCAACGACAGTTATCGATTGGTATTGCAAGTGTGGATGCTTGGAAAAGGCTTTCGAAGTTTTTGATGGGTTGCAATCTAAGGGGATTTCGACATGGAACTGCATGATTGGCGGATTTGCAATGCACGGAAGAGGAGAGGCTGCTATAGAGCTTTTCAAGGCTATGGAGAGAGGGGGGGTTGCATCTGATAGCATCACTTTCTTGAATGTTCTCAATGCTTGTGCTCATTCAGGGTTGGTTGAAACAGGACGTTattacttcaagcatatgagtcgAGTCCATGGACTTAAACCAAGAGTGGAGCATTTCGGGTGCTTGGTTGATTTATTAGGTAGAGTAGGACTGCTAGACGAGGCCACAAAGGTCGTTGAAGAAGAAATGCCCATGGAAGCTGATGCAAGGGTGTTGGGTGCTCTTGTTGGTGCCTGTAAAATTCATGGAAACATCGAGCTAGGAGTGAAATTCGGAAAGAGATTAATCGAGTTAGATCCTTATAACAGTGGCCGGTATGTTCTGTTAGCTAACCTCTATGCGTCCGCAGGCAAATGGGAAGAAGTTGCAAACATTAGAAAGTTAATGAACGATAGAGGAGTGAAGAAAACTCCTGGTATTTCAGTTATCGAAATGGAGGGCATTGTTAGTGAATTCGTTGCTGGAGGAAGAGCTCATCCCGAAAGTAACGAAATTTATTGCAAGCTCGATGAGATGTTAGATAGAATAAGATGTCTTGGATACGTGCCTGACACAGACGAGGTGTTACAAGACATTGTCGAGGAGGAAAAAGAAAATCCGTTGAACTATCATAGTGAAAAGCTTGCGATTGCGTATGGGCTTTTAAAGGCCAAACCGGGGCAAACCATTCGAATATCGAAGAATTTGAGAGTGTGTAGAGATTGTCACCAAGCAAGTAAACTGATTTCGAAGGCTTTTAATCGCAAAATTATTGTGAGAGATAGGAATCGCTTTCACCATTTTAGGGATGGTGAATGCTCTTGTAATGATTTTTGGTAA
- the LOC130814343 gene encoding ras-related protein RAB1BV — MAAPPVRARADYDYLIKLLLIGDSGVGKSCLLLRFSDGSFTTSFITTIGIDFKIRTIELDGKRIKLQIWDTAGQERFRTITTAYYRGAMGILLVYDVTDESSFNNIRNWIRNIEQHASDNVNKILVGNKADMDESKRAVPTASGQALADEYGIKFFETSAKTNLNVEEVFFSIGRDIKQRLADSDTRQEAQPAITIKATDQSGTQAAAKSACCGS; from the exons ATGGCCGCTCCGCCTGTGAGAGCACGCGCTGATTACGATTATCTCATCAAGCTTCTTTTGATTGGTGATAGTG GTGTGGGTAAGAGTTGTCTCCTCCTGCGATTCTCCGATGGTTCCTTTACAACGAGTTTTATCACAACTATTgg TATTGATTTTAAAATTCGGACCATAGAGCTTGATGGCAAGAGGATTAAACTTCAGATATGGGATACTGCTGGTCAAGAACGGTTTAGGACTATTACAACAG CTTATTATCGTGGAGCCATGGGTATTCTGTTGGTGTATGATGTTACTGACGAGTCATCATTTAACA ACATCAGAAATTGGATACGCAACATTGAGCAACATGCTTCTGATAACGTGAACAAGATTCTGGTAGGGAACAAAGCTGACATGGATGAGAGTAAAAGG GCTGTGCCGACAGCCAGTGGACAGGCTCTAGCTGATGAATATGGGATTAAGTTTTTTGAAACT AGTGCAAAGACAAATCTTAACGTAGAGGAAGTTTTCTTCTCCATAGGGAGGGACATCAAGCAAAGACTTGCAGACTCTGATACTAGGCAGGAG GCTCAACCAGCAATTACAATCAAAGCTACTGACCAATCAGGCACTCAAGCAGCCGCAAAATCAGCATGCTGCGGTTCGTAA
- the LOC130814344 gene encoding zinc finger protein ZAT12: MNTQTTTIARFPAIRGAAEEIETFAMANCLMLLSSQQNSAINSTAMADNEVGRMFSCKTCGKKFSSFQALGGHRASHKKIKPANSGEVSGELNIPTKPKIHACSICGVEFPIGQALGGHMRRHRGLLSGGDGGSAVVSDVTSDGSFQNSEGSHIVDNKKRKSNDVVAEVPILKKATSCKRVCLDLSLSLWNKEEEHGDHSEVEEGIVDQDEEDFLKLKL, translated from the coding sequence ATGAACACTCAAACGACCACCATAGCTAGATTTCCGGCAATTAGAGGAGCCGCTGAAGAAATCGAGACTTTTGCGATGGCAAATTGTCTTATGTTGCTTTCTTCTCAACAAAATTCCGCCATTAATTCTACCGCCATGGCTGATAATGAAGTTGGTCGTATGTTCTCTTGCAAGACTTGTGGTAAGAAGTTTTCATCCTTTCAAGCTCTCGGAGGTCATCGTGCGAGTCATAAGAAGATAAAACCGGCGAATTCCGGTGAGGTTTCCGGTGAATTGAATATTCCGACGAAACCTAAAATTCATGCGTGTTCGATTTGTGGTGTTGAGTTTCCGATCGGTCAAGCTCTTGGAGGTCATATGAGGCGTCATAGAGGATTACTCTCCGGTGGAGATGGTGGATCCGCGGTGGTAAGTGATGTGACGTCTGATGGAAGTTTCCAGAATAGTGAGGGTAGTCATATTGTTGATAATAAAAAGAGGAAATCAAACGACGTCGTTGCGGAAGTTCCGATTTTGAAGAAAGCGACTAGCTGTAAAAGAGTTTGTTTGGATTTGAGTTTGAGTTTATGGAATAAAGAAGAAGAGCATGGTGATCATAGCGAGGTTGAAGAAGGCATTGTTGATCAAGATGAAGAAGATTTTTTGAAGCTGAAATTATGA